The following are encoded in a window of Arthrobacter sp. NicSoilB4 genomic DNA:
- a CDS encoding GH25 family lysozyme: MAAAAGPGGAEMGHGATGGTSAKTESLATEGTWTPTFGVQGLDVSYYQAGVNWQEQWNMGARFAYIKATEGNYYSSPSFAAQYQGARNVGMIRGAYHFANPMASSGADQARIFVQGGGRWSADGYTLPPVLDFETNPYAGRTINGFYQGNTCYDMSASQLAGWARDFGNTMLSLTGRMPVIYTNTSWWRQCVGDAAGFGDFPLWTAYWPSSASNYAGPLPSSWSSYNFWQYSESGPFAGDSNVWNGSYAELSAFANAGIPQAAVRAIADLAAVSPGLGRAVTGLKTGLNGGVSQGYENGAIYWTAANGAHISSGVIRDAWGAQGWEAGVLGYPTTDVRTAANGAQSQGYQNGAIYWTAATGARISTGAIRDAWGAQGWEAGPLGYPTTDVKTAPNGAKSQGYENGAIYWTAANGARISSGVIRDAWGAQGWEAGPLGYPTTDVRTAPNGAKSQGYENGAIYWTAATGARISTGAIRDAWAAQGWESGPLGYPTTDIRTGPKNGLSQGYENGAIYWTAATGARTTSGVIRDAWAAQGWEAGPLGYPTTDVRTAPNGAKSQGYENGAIYWTAATGARISSGVIRDAWAAQGWESGPLGYPTTDVKTGPNSGLSQGYENGAIYWTAATGARSTSGVIRDAWAAQGAESGPLGYPTTDVRTAPNGAKSQGYENGAIYWTAATGAHISSGAIRDAWAAQGWEAGPLGYPTTDVRTAPNGAKSQGYQNGAIYWTAANGARISSGVIRDAWAAQGWESGPLGYPTTDIRTAPNGAKSQGYENGAIYWTAATGAHVSSGAIRDAWAAQGWETGPLGYPTTDVKTAPNGAKSQGYQNGAIYWTTTTGAQLSPNGPIRNAWGAQGWESGPLGYPTGPQTCTAAADSCNQPFTGGRITWTLSRGAFIG; encoded by the coding sequence ATGGCGGCAGCCGCAGGTCCGGGCGGTGCCGAGATGGGCCATGGCGCCACCGGCGGGACAAGCGCAAAAACGGAGTCACTGGCCACCGAAGGGACCTGGACCCCAACGTTTGGTGTCCAGGGCCTGGACGTGAGTTATTACCAGGCAGGCGTCAATTGGCAGGAGCAGTGGAACATGGGCGCCCGCTTCGCCTATATCAAGGCCACTGAAGGCAATTACTATTCAAGTCCGTCTTTCGCTGCCCAGTACCAAGGTGCCCGGAACGTGGGCATGATCCGGGGCGCCTATCATTTTGCCAACCCGATGGCGTCCTCGGGAGCGGACCAAGCCAGAATCTTCGTTCAGGGCGGTGGCCGCTGGTCCGCTGACGGTTATACGCTGCCGCCGGTCCTCGACTTCGAGACGAACCCATATGCGGGACGGACAATCAACGGCTTCTATCAGGGAAACACCTGCTACGACATGTCGGCCAGCCAGTTGGCAGGCTGGGCGCGCGACTTCGGCAATACGATGCTGTCGCTGACGGGCCGGATGCCGGTCATCTATACCAACACGTCCTGGTGGCGACAGTGCGTCGGTGATGCAGCCGGATTTGGCGACTTCCCGCTGTGGACCGCCTATTGGCCGAGTTCAGCCAGCAACTACGCCGGCCCCCTGCCATCGAGCTGGTCGAGCTACAACTTCTGGCAGTACAGCGAGTCCGGCCCCTTCGCCGGAGACTCCAATGTCTGGAACGGCAGCTACGCAGAGTTAAGTGCCTTCGCCAACGCCGGAATTCCGCAAGCCGCTGTTAGGGCGATTGCTGATCTGGCGGCTGTTTCTCCGGGGCTGGGCCGGGCCGTGACCGGTTTGAAGACCGGTCTGAACGGTGGGGTGTCCCAGGGCTACGAGAATGGTGCGATCTACTGGACCGCCGCCAACGGAGCCCACATCTCATCCGGTGTCATCCGGGATGCCTGGGGCGCCCAGGGCTGGGAAGCCGGAGTCCTCGGCTACCCCACCACCGACGTGCGGACCGCCGCCAACGGCGCCCAATCCCAGGGCTACCAAAACGGTGCGATCTACTGGACCGCAGCGACCGGGGCCCGCATCTCTACCGGTGCGATCCGGGATGCCTGGGGCGCCCAGGGCTGGGAAGCCGGGCCCCTCGGCTACCCCACCACCGACGTGAAGACCGCCCCCAACGGGGCCAAGTCCCAGGGCTACGAAAACGGTGCGATCTACTGGACCGCCGCCAACGGGGCCCGCATTTCATCCGGTGTCATCCGCGACGCCTGGGGCGCCCAGGGCTGGGAAGCCGGCCCCCTCGGCTACCCCACCACCGACGTCCGCACTGCCCCCAACGGGGCCAAGTCCCAGGGCTACGAAAACGGTGCGATCTACTGGACCGCCGCGACCGGGGCCCGCATCTCTACCGGGGCGATCCGGGACGCCTGGGCTGCCCAGGGCTGGGAATCCGGGCCCCTCGGCTACCCCACCACCGACATACGGACCGGCCCGAAGAACGGACTGTCCCAGGGCTACGAAAACGGTGCGATCTACTGGACCGCCGCGACCGGCGCCCGCACGACATCCGGCGTCATCCGCGACGCCTGGGCCGCCCAGGGCTGGGAAGCCGGCCCCCTCGGCTACCCCACCACCGACGTGCGGACCGCCCCCAACGGGGCCAAGTCCCAGGGCTACGAAAACGGTGCGATCTACTGGACCGCCGCGACCGGCGCCCGCATCTCATCCGGTGTCATCCGCGACGCCTGGGCCGCCCAGGGCTGGGAATCCGGCCCCCTCGGCTACCCCACGACCGACGTGAAGACCGGCCCGAACAGCGGGCTGTCCCAGGGCTACGAAAACGGTGCGATCTACTGGACCGCCGCGACCGGCGCCCGAAGCACATCCGGCGTCATCCGCGACGCCTGGGCCGCCCAGGGCGCCGAATCCGGCCCCCTCGGCTACCCCACCACCGACGTGCGGACCGCCCCGAACGGAGCCAAATCCCAGGGCTACGAAAACGGCGCGATCTACTGGACCGCCGCGACCGGCGCCCACATCTCATCCGGAGCGATCCGGGATGCCTGGGCCGCCCAGGGCTGGGAAGCCGGCCCCCTCGGCTACCCCACCACCGACGTCCGGACCGCCCCCAACGGGGCCAAATCCCAGGGCTACCAAAACGGCGCGATCTACTGGACCGCCGCCAACGGGGCCCGCATCTCATCCGGCGTCATCCGCGACGCCTGGGCCGCCCAGGGCTGGGAATCCGGTCCCCTCGGCTACCCCACCACCGACATACGCACCGCCCCCAACGGAGCCAAATCCCAGGGCTACGAAAACGGCGCGATCTACTGGACCGCCGCCACCGGAGCACACGTCTCATCCGGCGCAATCCGCGACGCCTGGGCCGCCCAGGGCTGGGAAACCGGACCCCTCGGCTACCCCACCACCGACGTGAAAACCGCCCCCAACGGAGCCAAATCCCAGGGCTACCAAAACGGCGCGATCTACTGGACCACAACCACCGGAGCCCAACTCAGCCCCAACGGACCCATCCGCAACGCCTGGGGCGCCCAAGGCTGGGAATCCGGCCCCCTCGGCTACCCCACGGGTCCCCAAACCTGCACCGCAGCCGCAGATAGCTGCAACCAACCATTCACCGGCGGAAGAATCACATGGACACTTTCACGCGGCGCTTTCATCGGCTAG
- a CDS encoding M43 family zinc metalloprotease has translation MTVQLTDYKANISMDTAVSAVQATSNYWQTMSNGRLSMSVASTETLNSRSASSGQRYSDMMNTITNELGWVANPYTALVVFVSTPTLSDGAYGAGWSYNGTSGRVIMPLPASLTRSVLTHEFGHVLGLMHANSLECGSGAQDVATNSDGTFADASCSVREYGDSMDLMGVSQTSQPTISSTLWEFGGFGTGREIRDVGKAGNTSSYTLTAWAGGADGRAVKFTDPVSGEVYYLELRLPVGYDATTATNGNRGVKIVQRFGAGSLILMPDSRRFAGYYSSRHAWQAGETFTTHAGSRVSVNWISDTAAGITIESTAAAAVRAIADLAAVSPGLGRAVTGLKTGLNGGVSQGYENGAIYWTAANGAHISSGVIRDAWGAQGWEAGVLGYPTTDVRTAANGAQSQGYQNGAIYWTAATGARISTGAIRDAWGAQGWEAGPLGYPTTDVKTAPNGAKSQGYENGAIYWTAANGARISSGVIRDAWGAQGWEAGPLGYPTTDVRTAPNGAKSQGYENGAIYWTAATGARISTGAIRDAWAAQGWESGPLGYPTTDIRTGPKNGLSQGYENGAIYWTAATGARTTSGVIRDAWAAQGWEAGPLGYPTTDVRTAPNGAKSQGYENGAIYWTAATGARISSGVIRDAWAAQGWESGPLGYPTTDVKTGPNSGLSQGYENGAIYWTAATGARSTSGVIRDAWAAQGAESGPLGYPTTDVRTAPNGAKSQGYENGAIYWTAATGAHISSGAIRDAWAAQGWEAGPLGYPTTDVRTAPNGAKSQGYQNGAIYWTAANGARISSGVIRDAWAAQGWESGPLGYPTTDIRTAPNGAKSQGYENGAIYWTAATGAHVSSGAIRDAWAAQGWETGPLGYPTTDVKTAPNGAKSQGYQNGAIYWTTTTGAQLSPNGPIRNAWGAQGWESGPLGYPTTGVYSTGNGNLAQNFQGGRIDWSSTAGVKTTLSR, from the coding sequence GTGACCGTGCAGCTAACCGATTACAAGGCCAACATCTCCATGGACACCGCAGTTTCCGCTGTCCAGGCGACCAGCAACTACTGGCAAACCATGTCCAATGGCAGGCTCAGCATGAGCGTCGCCAGCACCGAGACGCTTAACAGCCGCAGCGCCTCCTCAGGCCAACGATATTCAGACATGATGAACACGATCACCAATGAACTTGGCTGGGTTGCAAACCCCTACACGGCTCTCGTGGTCTTCGTTTCGACGCCGACGCTCTCCGACGGGGCCTACGGTGCGGGCTGGAGCTACAACGGGACCAGCGGGCGCGTAATCATGCCGCTTCCGGCATCCCTGACTCGAAGTGTCCTCACGCACGAATTCGGCCACGTACTCGGCCTCATGCACGCCAACAGCCTCGAGTGTGGCAGCGGTGCCCAGGACGTTGCGACCAACAGCGATGGCACGTTTGCAGATGCATCATGCAGCGTCCGGGAATACGGCGACAGCATGGACCTCATGGGAGTCTCCCAGACGTCCCAACCGACAATCAGCTCAACGCTGTGGGAATTTGGCGGCTTCGGCACCGGACGCGAGATCCGGGATGTCGGCAAGGCCGGCAACACGAGCAGTTACACACTCACAGCGTGGGCCGGAGGAGCCGACGGCCGAGCCGTGAAATTCACCGATCCGGTGAGCGGGGAGGTCTACTATCTGGAGTTGCGCCTGCCGGTCGGCTACGACGCTACTACCGCCACCAACGGCAACCGCGGCGTGAAGATCGTTCAACGGTTCGGAGCGGGCTCCCTGATCCTCATGCCAGATTCCCGCCGCTTCGCAGGCTATTACAGCTCCCGCCATGCCTGGCAGGCGGGTGAAACCTTCACAACGCATGCAGGCTCCCGGGTGTCGGTCAACTGGATCTCCGACACGGCCGCCGGCATCACTATTGAGTCGACCGCTGCCGCCGCTGTTAGGGCGATTGCTGATCTGGCGGCTGTTTCTCCGGGGCTGGGCCGGGCCGTGACCGGTTTGAAGACCGGTCTGAACGGTGGGGTGTCCCAGGGCTACGAGAATGGTGCGATCTACTGGACCGCCGCCAACGGAGCCCACATCTCATCCGGTGTCATCCGGGATGCCTGGGGCGCCCAGGGCTGGGAAGCCGGAGTCCTCGGCTACCCCACCACCGACGTGCGGACCGCCGCCAACGGCGCCCAATCCCAGGGCTACCAAAACGGTGCGATCTACTGGACCGCAGCGACCGGGGCCCGCATCTCTACCGGTGCGATCCGGGATGCCTGGGGCGCCCAGGGCTGGGAAGCCGGGCCCCTCGGCTACCCCACCACCGACGTGAAGACCGCCCCCAACGGGGCCAAGTCCCAGGGCTACGAAAACGGTGCGATCTACTGGACCGCCGCCAACGGGGCCCGCATTTCATCCGGTGTCATCCGCGACGCCTGGGGCGCCCAGGGCTGGGAAGCCGGCCCCCTCGGCTACCCCACCACCGACGTCCGCACTGCCCCCAACGGGGCCAAGTCCCAGGGCTACGAAAACGGTGCGATCTACTGGACCGCCGCGACCGGGGCCCGCATCTCTACCGGGGCGATCCGGGACGCCTGGGCTGCCCAGGGCTGGGAATCCGGGCCCCTCGGCTACCCCACCACCGACATACGGACCGGCCCGAAGAACGGACTGTCCCAGGGCTACGAAAACGGTGCGATCTACTGGACCGCCGCGACCGGGGCCCGCACGACATCCGGCGTCATCCGCGACGCCTGGGCCGCCCAGGGCTGGGAAGCCGGCCCCCTCGGCTACCCCACCACCGACGTGCGGACCGCCCCCAACGGGGCCAAGTCCCAGGGCTACGAAAACGGTGCGATCTACTGGACCGCCGCGACCGGCGCCCGCATCTCATCCGGTGTCATCCGCGACGCCTGGGCCGCCCAGGGCTGGGAATCCGGCCCCCTCGGCTACCCCACGACCGACGTGAAGACCGGCCCGAACAGCGGGCTGTCCCAGGGCTACGAAAACGGTGCGATCTACTGGACCGCCGCGACCGGCGCCCGAAGCACATCCGGCGTCATCCGCGACGCCTGGGCCGCCCAGGGCGCCGAATCCGGCCCCCTCGGCTACCCCACCACCGACGTGCGGACCGCCCCGAACGGAGCCAAATCCCAGGGCTACGAAAACGGCGCGATCTACTGGACCGCCGCGACCGGCGCCCACATCTCATCCGGAGCGATCCGGGATGCCTGGGCCGCCCAGGGCTGGGAAGCCGGCCCCCTCGGCTACCCCACCACCGACGTCCGGACCGCCCCCAACGGGGCCAAATCCCAGGGCTACCAAAACGGCGCGATCTACTGGACCGCCGCCAACGGGGCCCGCATCTCATCCGGCGTCATCCGCGACGCCTGGGCCGCGCAGGGCTGGGAATCCGGCCCCCTCGGCTACCCCACCACCGACATACGCACCGCCCCCAACGGAGCCAAATCCCAGGGCTACGAAAACGGCGCGATCTACTGGACCGCCGCCACCGGAGCACACGTCTCATCCGGCGCAATCCGCGACGCCTGGGCCGCCCAGGGCTGGGAAACCGGACCCCTCGGCTACCCCACCACCGACGTGAAAACCGCCCCCAACGGAGCCAAATCCCAGGGCTACCAAAACGGCGCGATCTACTGGACCACAACCACCGGAGCCCAACTCAGCCCCAACGGACCCATCCGCAACGCCTGGGGCGCCCAAGGCTGGGAATCCGGCCCCCTCGGCTACCCCACCACCGGCGTGTATTCGACAGGGAACGGCAACCTTGCCCAGAACTTCCAGGGCGGCCGAATCGACTGGTCATCAACTGCGGGAGTAAAGACCACCCTGTCCCGATGA
- a CDS encoding glycosyltransferase family 1 protein, translating to MREKPVTNGTSAETRPLRVAVAMLTLVPGGMGGGETYARGLLRGLTSIRGVAATAFVSNTAAGFSDPIPEVVCPEIAGGGSAKDRITTLVAGLLKRKSLVARMAGNDVFHVPFAVNVPLPSRSVATVQTLCDVQHRDLPHLFSRVERLYRRVFYERTARKADAVVTISDFAKRTIVEHLKISPEKIFTAHLAVDADQFTPNLGDRENFVFYPARGWAHKNHAVLFDAMRLLQDERPELRLVLTGGGLDHLIDVPENVEVKGLVPFPELIELYRKAKCLVFPSLYEGFGLPPLEAMASGCPVASSTAGSLPEVCGDAAVMFDPHSPRAIADGIIEAIARTSELQIKGFQQVEKFTWDKCAEAHEAAYRYAARQHAQSVR from the coding sequence ATGCGAGAAAAACCAGTAACCAACGGAACCTCGGCCGAGACCCGGCCGCTCAGAGTCGCCGTTGCTATGCTCACCCTGGTACCCGGCGGGATGGGCGGTGGCGAAACCTATGCCCGGGGGCTTCTCCGCGGCCTGACCTCCATCCGGGGTGTTGCCGCGACTGCATTTGTCAGCAACACAGCAGCCGGTTTTTCAGACCCCATTCCGGAGGTTGTCTGCCCCGAGATAGCCGGCGGAGGGTCCGCCAAGGACCGGATAACAACGCTCGTCGCCGGCCTGCTCAAGCGCAAGTCGCTCGTGGCCCGCATGGCAGGCAACGATGTTTTTCACGTTCCCTTCGCCGTGAACGTTCCGCTGCCTTCTCGGTCGGTGGCGACTGTGCAGACCCTGTGCGACGTGCAACATCGTGACCTTCCCCACCTCTTCAGCCGCGTGGAGCGGCTCTACCGACGAGTCTTCTACGAACGTACGGCACGGAAAGCGGACGCCGTCGTCACCATCAGCGACTTTGCAAAGCGGACGATCGTAGAACACCTAAAGATCTCCCCCGAGAAGATCTTCACCGCCCACTTGGCTGTCGACGCAGACCAATTCACGCCCAATCTCGGTGATCGGGAGAACTTCGTCTTCTACCCGGCACGTGGCTGGGCCCACAAGAACCATGCCGTCCTCTTCGACGCCATGCGTCTTTTGCAGGACGAACGGCCCGAACTGCGATTGGTTCTCACTGGTGGAGGCCTCGACCATCTCATCGATGTCCCGGAAAATGTAGAGGTCAAGGGCCTCGTGCCCTTCCCGGAGTTGATTGAGCTGTACCGCAAGGCAAAGTGCCTGGTCTTCCCCAGTTTGTACGAAGGATTCGGCTTGCCTCCCCTGGAAGCGATGGCCTCGGGATGCCCAGTGGCTTCGTCGACGGCCGGCTCTCTTCCCGAAGTCTGCGGCGACGCTGCAGTCATGTTTGATCCGCATTCGCCCCGTGCGATCGCGGACGGAATCATCGAAGCCATCGCCCGGACCTCCGAGCTCCAAATCAAGGGGTTCCAGCAAGTTGAAAAGTTCACCTGGGATAAATGTGCGGAGGCACATGAAGCCGCCTACCGCTACGCCGCAAGGCAGCACGCACAGTCCGTTCGCTAG
- a CDS encoding GDP-mannose 4,6-dehydratase, with amino-acid sequence MPRALITGITGQDGLYLAELLLSKGYEVFGLIRGQNNPKFDLVRKTVPDVKLLTGDLTDVSSLVRVLAISQPDEIYNLGAISFVAYSWENASMTSDVTGKGVLNILEATRLYAGDDIGKVRFYQASSSEMFGKVQQVPQREETLLWPRSPYGVAKVFGHYMTINYRESYGMHASSGILFNHESPRRGPEFVTRKVSQAVARIKLGLQDEIVLGNLDAKRDWGFAGDYVEAMWLMLQQPEADDYVISTGETHSIEELLAAAFAAAGLDDWRRYVRQDPKFMRPAEVDLLIGDAAKAQTVLGWKPKVSFNELVTMMVENDLVEQRLLAK; translated from the coding sequence ATGCCTCGTGCGCTCATTACCGGTATCACTGGTCAGGACGGTCTTTACCTTGCAGAGCTGCTGCTTTCCAAGGGCTATGAAGTTTTTGGCCTGATCAGGGGTCAGAACAATCCCAAATTCGATCTGGTCCGTAAGACGGTCCCCGATGTGAAGCTCCTCACGGGGGACCTGACGGACGTGTCCTCGCTCGTCCGCGTACTGGCAATTTCGCAGCCTGACGAGATTTACAACCTTGGGGCGATCTCCTTCGTAGCCTATTCGTGGGAAAACGCGTCCATGACGTCGGATGTCACCGGCAAGGGCGTGCTCAACATCCTCGAGGCCACCCGGCTGTACGCAGGTGACGACATCGGCAAGGTTCGCTTTTACCAGGCGTCTTCGTCCGAGATGTTCGGGAAGGTCCAGCAAGTCCCCCAGCGGGAGGAAACACTGCTGTGGCCCCGCTCGCCTTATGGAGTCGCGAAAGTCTTCGGTCACTACATGACCATCAACTACCGCGAGTCGTACGGAATGCACGCCTCCAGCGGAATCCTGTTCAACCACGAGTCCCCCCGACGCGGGCCGGAGTTTGTGACGCGCAAGGTCTCTCAGGCTGTCGCCCGCATCAAGCTCGGTTTGCAGGATGAGATCGTGCTGGGAAACCTGGACGCCAAACGTGACTGGGGTTTCGCCGGGGACTATGTTGAGGCCATGTGGCTCATGCTGCAGCAGCCCGAAGCAGATGACTACGTCATCTCCACCGGGGAAACCCATTCCATCGAGGAACTGCTGGCAGCAGCCTTCGCGGCAGCGGGACTCGACGATTGGCGCCGCTATGTCCGCCAGGACCCCAAGTTCATGCGTCCGGCAGAGGTTGACCTTCTCATCGGCGACGCGGCGAAGGCACAGACTGTCCTCGGATGGAAGCCCAAGGTTTCCTTCAATGAGCTCGTAACCATGATGGTCGAGAACGACCTGGTGGAGCAGCGGCTGCTCGCCAAATGA
- a CDS encoding GDP-mannose 4,6-dehydratase produces the protein MTTAPARDGVRSTRTAFITGVTGQDGSYLAEQLASAGWRVHGMVRAEDASPPQDLHAGVTLHDGDLSNAPRLSRLVEEIQPDTIFNLGGTSSVAASWKKPYETSVSTGAASIALLEAAWLLQERTGNEVRFLQASSAEIFGNATQVPQNERTPVSPITPYGAAKAFAHHAVGTYRARGLFACSAILYNHESLRRPASFVTRRITLGVAAIALGLKDRLSLGNLDAVRDFGWAPDYVDALARIATAEQADDFVVATGVSHSVRDFAEAAFSAAGISDGLSRVDTDPRFRRPVDASEMRGDPGKISATLGWKATTSFDGIVQTMVEHDIEVVRNSGLAALPAD, from the coding sequence ATGACCACCGCACCAGCCCGCGATGGAGTTCGCAGCACCCGGACGGCTTTCATTACGGGCGTTACCGGCCAGGACGGTTCCTACTTGGCCGAACAGCTGGCCAGCGCCGGGTGGCGCGTCCACGGGATGGTCCGGGCAGAGGATGCGTCACCCCCGCAGGATCTTCATGCAGGGGTGACGCTCCACGACGGAGACCTCTCGAATGCCCCGCGGCTGTCCCGCCTCGTGGAAGAAATCCAACCCGACACGATCTTCAACCTCGGGGGCACCAGCTCGGTAGCAGCGTCGTGGAAAAAACCATACGAAACGTCCGTCAGCACCGGCGCAGCCTCCATTGCCTTGCTCGAAGCCGCGTGGTTGCTTCAGGAACGAACCGGAAATGAAGTCCGGTTCCTGCAAGCCTCCAGTGCCGAGATCTTCGGCAATGCCACTCAGGTGCCCCAGAATGAGCGCACTCCAGTCAGTCCGATTACACCGTATGGTGCGGCCAAAGCATTCGCGCACCATGCCGTTGGCACTTACCGGGCACGCGGGCTTTTCGCCTGCTCGGCAATCCTGTACAACCATGAGTCGCTCCGCCGGCCCGCGAGTTTCGTTACGCGTCGAATCACCTTGGGCGTAGCTGCAATTGCACTGGGGCTCAAAGACCGTTTGAGTTTGGGCAACCTTGACGCTGTCCGGGACTTCGGATGGGCGCCAGACTACGTTGATGCCCTGGCGAGAATAGCGACGGCCGAACAGGCGGATGATTTCGTGGTCGCGACCGGAGTTTCGCACAGCGTGAGGGACTTCGCAGAGGCTGCTTTCTCTGCAGCCGGAATCTCGGACGGACTGTCGCGAGTGGACACTGATCCCAGATTTCGCCGCCCGGTCGACGCCTCCGAGATGCGTGGCGACCCTGGCAAGATTTCAGCGACTCTTGGCTGGAAGGCGACCACCAGTTTTGACGGCATCGTACAGACCATGGTCGAACACGACATCGAAGTCGTCCGCAACAGCGGACTAGCGGCGCTACCAGCGGATTAG
- a CDS encoding glycosyltransferase family 4 protein — MNSKPKVLVVGQHFWPEGFRINDICDYFVENGLDVEVLCGLPNYPQGQLYPGYSLRGPFRQEHKGIKIYRAPEIPRGDNSSLRIFLNYVSFPVGSLLHLPRLLFGKYDKVFLYQLSPVMMSITGILISKIRGIESTMYVLDLWPENLFSVLHVKNKLFRRLAEKISHWHYRQPDKIVVLSEQMRAKIKGITGLPDDRITVVPQACESLYEEEIYEPELAKRLGEGFKVVFTGNISPAQSFETIVDAAEELHHEGLTDIVWVIVGDGMSRSELEQEVARRGLEGVFRFEGHHPVSDIPKYTTLADVLVGCLVKSDLLEATIPAKVMSYIASGRPLALAMDGEVRTLVEDEAQCGLVGPAADAAALAENIRTLYRMSPQERKGLGESGKAYHFANLERSIVLGRLKDFVLGAR; from the coding sequence ATGAACAGTAAGCCCAAAGTACTCGTCGTCGGCCAGCATTTCTGGCCGGAGGGCTTCCGGATAAACGATATCTGCGATTATTTTGTCGAAAACGGACTGGATGTGGAGGTTCTATGCGGCCTTCCCAACTATCCGCAGGGACAACTCTATCCGGGATACTCGCTGCGAGGTCCATTTAGGCAAGAACACAAGGGGATCAAGATTTACCGGGCCCCGGAGATCCCCCGGGGAGATAATTCGAGCCTTCGAATCTTCCTGAACTATGTGTCATTTCCTGTCGGGAGTCTGCTGCATTTGCCGAGATTGCTCTTCGGCAAGTACGACAAAGTTTTTCTATACCAGCTTTCGCCGGTAATGATGTCGATCACAGGGATTCTTATCTCGAAGATCCGGGGCATAGAATCCACGATGTATGTCCTCGATTTGTGGCCGGAAAATCTCTTTTCTGTTTTGCACGTGAAAAACAAGTTGTTCCGTCGTTTGGCAGAAAAGATATCTCATTGGCATTACCGCCAACCGGACAAAATTGTCGTGCTGTCCGAACAGATGCGTGCCAAAATCAAAGGCATAACCGGTCTCCCCGATGACCGGATTACTGTCGTGCCGCAGGCTTGCGAAAGTCTCTACGAAGAAGAAATCTATGAGCCTGAGCTGGCAAAGCGCCTGGGCGAGGGCTTCAAGGTCGTCTTCACCGGAAACATCAGCCCTGCGCAATCCTTCGAAACCATTGTTGATGCGGCCGAAGAGCTCCATCACGAGGGCCTGACAGACATTGTGTGGGTAATTGTGGGCGACGGTATGAGCCGGAGCGAACTGGAACAGGAAGTGGCGCGGCGGGGTCTTGAGGGCGTGTTCCGCTTTGAAGGACACCATCCGGTTTCCGACATCCCCAAGTACACGACGTTGGCGGATGTGCTGGTCGGCTGCCTCGTCAAGAGCGATCTGCTTGAAGCGACCATTCCGGCCAAGGTCATGTCTTACATCGCCTCGGGCCGCCCGCTTGCACTGGCCATGGATGGCGAAGTCCGGACGCTCGTCGAGGATGAAGCACAGTGTGGACTCGTGGGTCCGGCTGCCGATGCCGCCGCTTTGGCCGAAAACATCCGGACGCTGTACCGAATGTCTCCGCAGGAACGCAAGGGCCTTGGCGAGAGCGGCAAGGCTTACCACTTCGCCAACCTTGAACGAAGCATAGTTCTGGGCCGGCTGAAAGACTTCGTGTTAGGGGCGAGGTAG
- a CDS encoding polysaccharide biosynthesis protein, whose amino-acid sequence MFKDKTLLITGGTGSFGNTVLKHFLHTDIGEIRIFSRDEKKQDDMRKAYSNDKLKFYIGDVRNIDSVREAVRGVDFIFHAAALKQVPSCEFFPMEAVRTNVLGTDNVLTAAIDAGVKKVVCLSTDKAAYPINAMGTSKAMMEKVVIAKSRNVDPSETLISCTRYGNVMASRGSVIPLFADQIRAGKPLTVTDPHMTRFLMNLDEAVELVLFAFENANQGDLFVQKADASSVGDLATAMKRLFNSDVEINVIGTRHGEKAHETLLTREERAKSEDLGGYFRVPADTRDLNYEKFVDSGDIVSETLEEYTSHNTQQLTIDEIIAKIKTTDYVQDLLPSITSAS is encoded by the coding sequence TTGTTCAAGGACAAGACACTTTTGATTACCGGAGGCACTGGCTCGTTCGGGAACACTGTACTGAAGCACTTCCTGCACACAGACATCGGCGAGATCCGCATCTTCTCCCGGGATGAGAAAAAACAGGACGACATGCGGAAGGCCTACAGCAACGACAAGCTGAAGTTCTACATAGGTGATGTGCGCAACATTGACAGCGTGCGCGAGGCTGTCCGGGGAGTGGATTTCATCTTCCACGCTGCCGCACTTAAGCAAGTACCGTCGTGCGAATTCTTCCCGATGGAAGCCGTCCGGACCAACGTCCTCGGAACCGACAACGTCCTGACCGCGGCTATTGACGCGGGTGTCAAGAAGGTCGTGTGCCTCTCCACCGACAAGGCTGCTTACCCGATCAACGCCATGGGCACCTCCAAGGCCATGATGGAAAAAGTTGTGATCGCCAAATCCCGCAACGTAGATCCGTCGGAAACGTTGATCTCCTGCACCAGGTACGGAAATGTAATGGCGTCCCGAGGATCGGTGATCCCCTTGTTCGCAGACCAGATTCGAGCTGGAAAGCCACTGACGGTGACAGATCCGCACATGACCCGTTTCCTGATGAACCTCGATGAAGCAGTCGAGCTCGTCCTCTTCGCGTTCGAGAATGCCAATCAGGGCGACTTGTTCGTCCAAAAAGCCGACGCTTCCTCGGTGGGGGACTTGGCAACAGCGATGAAGCGCCTCTTCAATTCCGACGTCGAAATCAATGTCATCGGGACCCGGCACGGCGAGAAGGCGCACGAAACGCTTCTCACCCGCGAAGAGCGTGCGAAGTCGGAGGACCTTGGCGGATACTTCCGGGTCCCCGCCGACACCAGAGACCTCAACTACGAAAAGTTCGTTGACTCAGGAGACATCGTCAGCGAGACGTTGGAGGAATACACATCCCACAACACGCAACAGCTGACCATTGACGAGATCATCGCGAAGATCAAGACCACGGACTACGTCCAGGACCTGCTTCCCTCGATCACGTCAGCGTCTTAG